The following are from one region of the Falco biarmicus isolate bFalBia1 chromosome 1, bFalBia1.pri, whole genome shotgun sequence genome:
- the NAA25 gene encoding N-alpha-acetyltransferase 25, NatB auxiliary subunit isoform X2 produces the protein MALYKIVPKNPYYFWSVMSLIMQSISAQDENLSKTMFLPLAERMVEKMVKEDKIEAEAEVELYYMILERLEKYKEALDVVRGKLGEKLTSELQSRENKCMAMYKKLCRWPECNALSRRLLLKNSDDWQFYITYFDSVFKLIDESWTPPPEEEHSLEGEVHYSIEQAVKFIEERITEESKSSRPLRGPYLAKLELIRRLRYRGCNDEYKLGDPEELMFQYFKKFGDKPCCFTDLKVFVDLLPSSQYTKFISQLLEVIPLSATAENEIALPADIKALQQHLCVVQLSRLLGIYHAMDKKQKLSVVRELMLRYRHGLEFGKSCLKTELQFSDYYCLLAVHLLLDLWLEGEETAVWQCLTLLEEGLSHSPSNAQFKLLLIRIYCRLGAFEPVAELYSSLDAKHIQHDTIGYLLTRYAESLGHYAAASQSCNFALRFFHSNQKDTSEYIIQAYKYGAFEKIPEFIAFRNRLNSSLHFAQVRTERMLLDLLLEANISTSLEESIKSMGLSPEEDDIPWKGLRDNRDLTVLFNWDPKDRDISEEHRKLSLEEETMWLRIRSLTLRLVSGLPTLSHTIQPKNSEKTAENGVSSKIDTIRSLLQHLEAAVDSGKKFLEQKIQYPVLGPPPTRMAGFFSNGSCQCQTSLFYLVSDIYELDTNGLEDSAEIQERIGNSFKSLVERLTELFSKCKGDLIEVRDGTLKTHPDLLENLVFFVETISIALWVSSYCDSVLRPFKSNLQKKKKKKKESSVAMPPVFTHFLDYVNELQTLTSNVIDHVKGLEIILTALKLEELSLKDTLLLQEETKFTKTVQGKVRSSYHHSIQEIGELLKKRLDTIKKLKI, from the exons aTGGCACTTTATAAGATTGTACCCAAAAATCCTTACTATTTTTGGTCTGTGATGAGCCTGATTATGCAG TCTATTTCAGCACAGGATGAAAACCTGTCAAAGACGATGTTTTTGCCACTAGCTGAGAGAATGGTGGAAAAAATGGTGAAAGAGGATAAGATTGAAGCTGAGGCTGAA gTCGAGCTGTACTACATGATTCTGGAACGTTTGGAGAAGTATAAGGAAGCCTTAGATGTTGTGAGAGGAAAACTAGGAG agAAGCTGACAAGTGAGCTCCAAAGCCGCGAGAACAAGTGTATGGCAATGTACAAGAAGCTGTGTAGGTGGCCAGAGTGCAATGCGCTGTCGAgaaggctgctgctgaaaaa CTCAGATGATTGGCAGTTCTATATAACTTACTTTGATTCAGTCTTTAAACTCATTGATGAATCCTGGACACCTCCACCAGAAGAAGAGCA CTCTTTGGAAGGAGAGGTACACTATTCTATAGAGCAAGCTGTGAAATTTATAGAAGAGAGGATAACAGAAGAATCTAAGAGCTCTCGGCCGCTTCGGGGACCATATTTAGCTAAACTGGAGCTGATTAGACGTTTGCGATACAGAGGTTGTAATGATGAATATAAACTGG GTGATCCAGAAGAACTAATGTTCCAATACTTCAAAAAATTTGGGGACAAACCCTGCTGTTTTACTGATCTCAAAGTATTTGTAGATCTCCTCCCATCCAGCCAATACACAAAG ttcATCAGCCAATTGCTGGAAGTAATTCCTCtgtcagcaacagcagagaATGAAATTGCACTGCCAGCTGATATCAAAGCCCTGCAACAACACTTGTGTGTGGTGCAGCTCTCAAGATTGCTCGGTATCTATCACGCCATGGATAAGAAGCAAAAGCTGAGTGTGGTCAGGGAGTTGATGCTAAGATACCGCCATGGATTGGAGTTTG ggaAATCTTGTTTGAAAACTGAATTGCAGTTTTCAGATTATTACTGTCTGCTTGCGGTTCACCTGCTGCTTGATCTGTGGCTGGAAG GTGAAGAGACAGCTGTGTGGCAGTGCCTAACTCTCTTAGAAGAAGGGTTATCTCATAGTCCTTCCAATGCTCAGTTTAAATTGCTGCTCATTCGAATCTACTGCAGGCTTGGTGCATTCGAACCTGTTGCAGAGCTCTATTCCAGCCTTGATGCGAAACACATACAGCACGACACCATCGG CTATCTTCTGACACGCTATGCAGAGTCACTGGGCCATTATGCTGCTGCATCCCAATCCTGCAATTTTGCACTCAGGTTTTTCCACTCCAACCAGAAAGAT aCCTCAGAATATATCATTCAAGCCTACAAGTATGGTGCATTTGAGAAGATCCCAGAATTCATTGCATTTAGAAACAGGCTGAACTCTTCCCTTCACTTTGCGCAAGTTCGGACAGAACGGATGTTGTTAGACCTCTTACTTGAAGCAAATAT ATCAACCAGTTTAGAAGAAAGTATAAAGTCCATGGGTCTGAGCCCAGAGGAGGATGACATTCCGTGGAAAGGTTTGCGTGACAACAGAGACCTGACAGTCTTATTTAACTGGGATCCAAAAGACAG GGACATTTCTGAAGAACACAGGAAACTCTCGCTGGAGGAAGAAACCATGTGGTTGCGAATCCGATCTTTAACTTTAAGGCTAGTAAGCGGACTCCCAACTCTTAGTCACACTATTCAACCAAAGAACTCTGAAAAGACTGCAGAGAACGGCGTCTCATCCAAGATTGATACAATTCGATCCCTGCTTCAGCATCTGGAAGCGGCAGTGGATTCAGGGAAGAAGTTTCTAGAACAAAAAATTCAG TATCCTGTCCTTGGCCCTCCTCCTACCCGAATGGCTGGCTTCTTCAGTAATGGCAGCTGTCAATGCCAGACTAGCTTGTTTTATCTTGTTAGTGATATTTATGAACTAGATACCAATGGCTTAG aagatTCAGCAGAAATCCAGGAGAGGATAGGGAATAGTTTCAAGTCTTTAGTAGAACGACTGACAG aattgtTCAGTAAATGTAAAGGTGATTTGATTGAAGTCAGAGATGGCACCTTGAAAACTCATCCAGACCTGTTAGAAAACCTAGTCTTCTTTgttgag ACGATCTCCATTGCCCTGTGGGTTTCAAGTTACTGTGACAGTGTCCTCCGACCTTTTAAATCCAAcctgcaaaaaaagaagaagaaaaaaaaagaaagcagtgtaGCTATG cCGCCTGTATTTACACACTTTCTGGATTATGTTAATGAACTACAGACGTTAACTTCCAATGTAATAGATCACGTCAAAGGGCTTGAAATAATTCTGACTGCACTAAAACTTGAGGAGCTGTCCCTCAAGGACACTCTGCTTTTACAG gaAGAAACAAAGTTTACAAAGACTGTGCAAGGGAAGGTCCGGAGCAGTTACCATCACTCAATTCAGGAAATTGGAGAGCTGCTGAAAAAGAGACTTGATACCATTAAAAAACTAAAGATTTGA
- the NAA25 gene encoding N-alpha-acetyltransferase 25, NatB auxiliary subunit isoform X1 → MAARGHVQDPNDRRLRPIYDYLDNGNNKMAIQQADKLLKKHKDLHCAKVLKAIGLQRTGKQDEAYALAQEVAALEPTDDNSLQALTILYREMHRPELVTKLYEAAVKKVPNSEEYHSHLFMAYARVGEYKKMQQAGMALYKIVPKNPYYFWSVMSLIMQSISAQDENLSKTMFLPLAERMVEKMVKEDKIEAEAEVELYYMILERLEKYKEALDVVRGKLGEKLTSELQSRENKCMAMYKKLCRWPECNALSRRLLLKNSDDWQFYITYFDSVFKLIDESWTPPPEEEHSLEGEVHYSIEQAVKFIEERITEESKSSRPLRGPYLAKLELIRRLRYRGCNDEYKLGDPEELMFQYFKKFGDKPCCFTDLKVFVDLLPSSQYTKFISQLLEVIPLSATAENEIALPADIKALQQHLCVVQLSRLLGIYHAMDKKQKLSVVRELMLRYRHGLEFGKSCLKTELQFSDYYCLLAVHLLLDLWLEGEETAVWQCLTLLEEGLSHSPSNAQFKLLLIRIYCRLGAFEPVAELYSSLDAKHIQHDTIGYLLTRYAESLGHYAAASQSCNFALRFFHSNQKDTSEYIIQAYKYGAFEKIPEFIAFRNRLNSSLHFAQVRTERMLLDLLLEANISTSLEESIKSMGLSPEEDDIPWKGLRDNRDLTVLFNWDPKDRDISEEHRKLSLEEETMWLRIRSLTLRLVSGLPTLSHTIQPKNSEKTAENGVSSKIDTIRSLLQHLEAAVDSGKKFLEQKIQYPVLGPPPTRMAGFFSNGSCQCQTSLFYLVSDIYELDTNGLEDSAEIQERIGNSFKSLVERLTELFSKCKGDLIEVRDGTLKTHPDLLENLVFFVETISIALWVSSYCDSVLRPFKSNLQKKKKKKKESSVAMPPVFTHFLDYVNELQTLTSNVIDHVKGLEIILTALKLEELSLKDTLLLQEETKFTKTVQGKVRSSYHHSIQEIGELLKKRLDTIKKLKI, encoded by the exons ATGGCGGCGCGGGGCCATGTGCAGGACCCCAACGACCGCCGCCTGCGGCCCATTTACG ATTATCTTGATAATGGCAATAATAAAATGGCAATCCAACAAGCGGATAAACTGCTCAAAAAACACAAGGATCTTCACTGTGCAAAG GTTCTAAAGGCAATTGGCTTGCAGAGAACTGGCAAACAAGATGAAGCGTATGCTCTGGCACAAGAAGTAGCAGCACTTGAACCCACAGATGATAATTCCTTGCAAGCACTAACTATTCTTTACCGGGAAATGCATAGAC CGGAACTGGTAACTAAACTGTATGAGGCAGCTGTAAAGAAGGTTCCCAACAGTGAAGAGTATCACTCTCATCTCTTCATGGCCTATGCCAGGGTTGGAGAATACAAGAAGATGCAGCAG gctggaaTGGCACTTTATAAGATTGTACCCAAAAATCCTTACTATTTTTGGTCTGTGATGAGCCTGATTATGCAG TCTATTTCAGCACAGGATGAAAACCTGTCAAAGACGATGTTTTTGCCACTAGCTGAGAGAATGGTGGAAAAAATGGTGAAAGAGGATAAGATTGAAGCTGAGGCTGAA gTCGAGCTGTACTACATGATTCTGGAACGTTTGGAGAAGTATAAGGAAGCCTTAGATGTTGTGAGAGGAAAACTAGGAG agAAGCTGACAAGTGAGCTCCAAAGCCGCGAGAACAAGTGTATGGCAATGTACAAGAAGCTGTGTAGGTGGCCAGAGTGCAATGCGCTGTCGAgaaggctgctgctgaaaaa CTCAGATGATTGGCAGTTCTATATAACTTACTTTGATTCAGTCTTTAAACTCATTGATGAATCCTGGACACCTCCACCAGAAGAAGAGCA CTCTTTGGAAGGAGAGGTACACTATTCTATAGAGCAAGCTGTGAAATTTATAGAAGAGAGGATAACAGAAGAATCTAAGAGCTCTCGGCCGCTTCGGGGACCATATTTAGCTAAACTGGAGCTGATTAGACGTTTGCGATACAGAGGTTGTAATGATGAATATAAACTGG GTGATCCAGAAGAACTAATGTTCCAATACTTCAAAAAATTTGGGGACAAACCCTGCTGTTTTACTGATCTCAAAGTATTTGTAGATCTCCTCCCATCCAGCCAATACACAAAG ttcATCAGCCAATTGCTGGAAGTAATTCCTCtgtcagcaacagcagagaATGAAATTGCACTGCCAGCTGATATCAAAGCCCTGCAACAACACTTGTGTGTGGTGCAGCTCTCAAGATTGCTCGGTATCTATCACGCCATGGATAAGAAGCAAAAGCTGAGTGTGGTCAGGGAGTTGATGCTAAGATACCGCCATGGATTGGAGTTTG ggaAATCTTGTTTGAAAACTGAATTGCAGTTTTCAGATTATTACTGTCTGCTTGCGGTTCACCTGCTGCTTGATCTGTGGCTGGAAG GTGAAGAGACAGCTGTGTGGCAGTGCCTAACTCTCTTAGAAGAAGGGTTATCTCATAGTCCTTCCAATGCTCAGTTTAAATTGCTGCTCATTCGAATCTACTGCAGGCTTGGTGCATTCGAACCTGTTGCAGAGCTCTATTCCAGCCTTGATGCGAAACACATACAGCACGACACCATCGG CTATCTTCTGACACGCTATGCAGAGTCACTGGGCCATTATGCTGCTGCATCCCAATCCTGCAATTTTGCACTCAGGTTTTTCCACTCCAACCAGAAAGAT aCCTCAGAATATATCATTCAAGCCTACAAGTATGGTGCATTTGAGAAGATCCCAGAATTCATTGCATTTAGAAACAGGCTGAACTCTTCCCTTCACTTTGCGCAAGTTCGGACAGAACGGATGTTGTTAGACCTCTTACTTGAAGCAAATAT ATCAACCAGTTTAGAAGAAAGTATAAAGTCCATGGGTCTGAGCCCAGAGGAGGATGACATTCCGTGGAAAGGTTTGCGTGACAACAGAGACCTGACAGTCTTATTTAACTGGGATCCAAAAGACAG GGACATTTCTGAAGAACACAGGAAACTCTCGCTGGAGGAAGAAACCATGTGGTTGCGAATCCGATCTTTAACTTTAAGGCTAGTAAGCGGACTCCCAACTCTTAGTCACACTATTCAACCAAAGAACTCTGAAAAGACTGCAGAGAACGGCGTCTCATCCAAGATTGATACAATTCGATCCCTGCTTCAGCATCTGGAAGCGGCAGTGGATTCAGGGAAGAAGTTTCTAGAACAAAAAATTCAG TATCCTGTCCTTGGCCCTCCTCCTACCCGAATGGCTGGCTTCTTCAGTAATGGCAGCTGTCAATGCCAGACTAGCTTGTTTTATCTTGTTAGTGATATTTATGAACTAGATACCAATGGCTTAG aagatTCAGCAGAAATCCAGGAGAGGATAGGGAATAGTTTCAAGTCTTTAGTAGAACGACTGACAG aattgtTCAGTAAATGTAAAGGTGATTTGATTGAAGTCAGAGATGGCACCTTGAAAACTCATCCAGACCTGTTAGAAAACCTAGTCTTCTTTgttgag ACGATCTCCATTGCCCTGTGGGTTTCAAGTTACTGTGACAGTGTCCTCCGACCTTTTAAATCCAAcctgcaaaaaaagaagaagaaaaaaaaagaaagcagtgtaGCTATG cCGCCTGTATTTACACACTTTCTGGATTATGTTAATGAACTACAGACGTTAACTTCCAATGTAATAGATCACGTCAAAGGGCTTGAAATAATTCTGACTGCACTAAAACTTGAGGAGCTGTCCCTCAAGGACACTCTGCTTTTACAG gaAGAAACAAAGTTTACAAAGACTGTGCAAGGGAAGGTCCGGAGCAGTTACCATCACTCAATTCAGGAAATTGGAGAGCTGCTGAAAAAGAGACTTGATACCATTAAAAAACTAAAGATTTGA
- the LOC130143838 gene encoding TRAF-type zinc finger domain-containing protein 1-like isoform X1: MKMENRHLEDHKAFVCLLRLVLCPYCEIQLPLKAMVNHELYCGTRTEKCENCHRYILVRDLKEHPQVCGLEGIQTQGSAPSDFTDEDEDAYWQDLWYSASESGTGNYAGPLWGMPKGLEKQIYSSCVGDTP, translated from the exons ATGAAGATGGAAAACCGACACTTGGAGGACCACAAG GCGTTCGTGTGCCTTCTCCGACTCGTCCTATGCCCTTATTGTGAAATACAACTACCTTTGAAAGCCATGGTTAACCATGAGCTTTACTGTGGAACACGGACAGAGAAGTGTGAGAACTGCCACCGCTACATATTGGTGAGAGACCTGAAAGAACATCCTCAGGTCTGTGGGCTAGAAGGGATACAAACCCAAGGAAGTGCACCATCTGACTTCACGGATGAAGATGAGGATGCATATTGGCAAGACCTTTGGTACAGTGCAAGCGAATCAGGAACAGGTAACTATGCTGGGCCATTGTGGGGAATGCCCAAGGGGctagaaaagcagatttatagCAGCTGTGTAGGGGACACCCCTTAA
- the LOC130143838 gene encoding TRAF-type zinc finger domain-containing protein 1-like isoform X2, with product MKMENRHLEDHKAFVCLLRLVLCPYCEIQLPLKAMVNHELYCGTRTEKCENCHRYILVRDLKEHPQVCGLEGIQTQGSAPSDFTDEDEDAYWQDLWYSASESGTDDEPVTLPCPCCDLQYPICERMDHEV from the exons ATGAAGATGGAAAACCGACACTTGGAGGACCACAAG GCGTTCGTGTGCCTTCTCCGACTCGTCCTATGCCCTTATTGTGAAATACAACTACCTTTGAAAGCCATGGTTAACCATGAGCTTTACTGTGGAACACGGACAGAGAAGTGTGAGAACTGCCACCGCTACATATTGGTGAGAGACCTGAAAGAACATCCTCAGGTCTGTGGGCTAGAAGGGATACAAACCCAAGGAAGTGCACCATCTGACTTCACGGATGAAGATGAGGATGCATATTGGCAAGACCTTTGGTACAGTGCAAGCGAATCAGGAACAG atgaTGAGCCCgtcaccctgccctgcccatgTTGTGACTTGCAGTACCCCATCTGTGAGCGGATGGATCATGAGGTTTAG